In the Drosophila virilis strain 15010-1051.87 chromosome 4, Dvir_AGI_RSII-ME, whole genome shotgun sequence genome, taactTGTCCGTTTTTGATCTCTAGTTTTAATTTCTTCACAAAAAGTCTAAGAATGTGTCgtcattttgtttgcaattatTACATGATTGGAATATCAAAGCACAAAACTATTAAGTTATATGCGCGCTGCTTTGTCAAATATATAGTAggttatatgtgtatatgtatatttagcTTATGCTTATGCATGTGGTacgtatatataataaatattgtaaataatttcataaatatatttatatatatgtaacccATATAAGCTTataccaatatatatataaatatatatatataaacagcaCAAACACTTTGACTTGCACACATCGatgtaaacataaaatttaacattaaGTGTTGCCAttacatatattaattaataatttagtTTAATAGGTTATACTTGCTTCGTTTCGTTTGGTTGATTgattggttgttttttttgttttttttttctttttcttaattattttgttttgcgttattatattatatattggcTGTTGTTTATGGATTTCATAAATCCCACTACAATAGCAGTCTCTCCAACAAGTCCACAGCTTCTTAATGCAATGGTCATGCTAAACACTCGATTCGTTGTCCATTATCCGGTGCTATTTGCAGCCTAAGCTGCCTCCTTTTTGTTGTGCCCATTTTCCAGCGGACTGCTGGGTAAACTggtgcagttgcagttgttatCGTCATTGGGCAGTGACGCctgatgttgctgcagctTCTGCTCCAGGCGTGTTTTGTACGTGTACAATGACTGCAGCGGCACATGAAGTAGCTCCACAATCTGCGTAAAGTTTAGCTCTAAAAGATGTACAATTCAATGATGCCAAGCTTGTGATACAATACTGCAAAACCCAAACGTACCTTTCTCAGCTGTAATGTGGCCGTGTCGAATCAAGAAATCGATAACAACTGGCGCCGATGTCGTCTTGAAATCTGGCGTAAATACGCGCTCCACACACTctttggctggcagcagctcgaAAGCCTGCACCTCGCCATCCGCATTATGAGGCACAAAGTCTACCGGCAGTTCCAAATCAAATACATATTCAGTATTGGGAAACAGGCCCTGATCGCTCTCAAAAAAGAACGAGACACAGCCCGCTGAAACCAAATTTTTGACGAGATCTTTTGGAATGGATGCTTCCTCGGCGGCCTCCTTGATGGCCGTCTCCATTATGCCATATCCAACGGAAAGACCACCACCCACCATATTATCCCATTTGCCAGGCCAGGTTTCTTTAGTGTTCGAGCGCTGCTGCAGCCAAATGCACAGACCGTGTTGTGGATGCCTCACATAACCATTGATGTCCACACCATATTTGCGGACCCCAAACAGCGGTGTCGCCGCTCGCTCCATCTTCAGCAGGGCCTTGTGCTCGGACTTGACCTCAAAGCACTCGTCCCGCCATCCCTGCAAGGCTGAGAACAAACCATCGCTGCGCAGTTCGCGTAATACCTTCTCCAGTTGTGCCGTGCGCTCGTTGTAGTCTCGGAATGCCGGATTTAGCTCGACGAGACCctgtcaaaatattaacaatagGGTTAAAGATGATTACATAGCGGCTATTTGTGCTATTACTCACCTGCTTGGTATATTCACAGTCACGTATACAAAACACTTCGGGGTACTTGTGCAGCTGCTTGAGGACATCCGATTTAATGAGCCCAACTTGTTGTCCCTCAACCAGAAATGGACGTATGTCGCCTTTATGAAAACCTGTGACACAATTAACGTTAATTAGCTTGAAAGCAATTTGTAATTGATATATTCCTGACGCAGCCAACAGCGTAATTGTATTGTGGCCAACAGAAAAGACCGGAATATCTGTTTGTCGGTTTTCTATGTAgcttgcatataaatattgtttactTCGAAGCTATCTAGGACCCTTAAGTTTACTTCTAGCTTGAATACCTATATGACAAAATTCAAACATTTCTTTGCAATGCAAGTAAGATTCTGTGCTAAACAGATTCATACAAATAAGTGTGACACAAAAGTATCTTAAGCGTACAAAAAGAGTCTGTAAGATACACGTTATATCCTTATTGATAGATATATAGGATCCAAGCATTGTGTATGATACGATTATTTCACAAAATCTTTCCGATTATTATTGACTCACATTGTTAGAAGTGTTACTGACACAGATTATATGATCTAAAATTGGAGCACAAAGtcataatataataacaaaGGGAACCACATTTAATTCTGataagtttttataatttatagcaattataagaataaatatttatgtacgGGGACCTACAGAAATTTGCTTCAAAGATGTTGATTTGTAGGCCTAGGTCAAACAGtagaaattcaattttttttttaatagtcCGAACTGAAACTTTCTTATCGCTTAGacattgatatttttattactatATAATTATGATAAGCATGCTTTTAATGCTTAATACTTATTTCCGGTTGAAATTTGTTCAAGCTTCAATTGATTTTTGGCgtgcaaaatattaaagtttATTCTGAACTCAGGGCGAACACACACTCTGATTAGATATGTCAAAATGgctaataagaataataagtAGTTAATTAGTTAAAGTAGTTAAAGTGCTGCCTATTAAATTCATGCAAAATAGTGTgaaataatcaatttaaactttttatgaGAATTggcttatttctttttttttcagataGGAATAGGTGATAAA is a window encoding:
- the LOC6629009 gene encoding uncharacterized protein, translated to MSSTEVKLSRLLGLAQKFNNFYLTGFHKGDIRPFLVEGQQVGLIKSDVLKQLHKYPEVFCIRDCEYTKQGLVELNPAFRDYNERTAQLEKVLRELRSDGLFSALQGWRDECFEVKSEHKALLKMERAATPLFGVRKYGVDINGYVRHPQHGLCIWLQQRSNTKETWPGKWDNMVGGGLSVGYGIMETAIKEAAEEASIPKDLVKNLVSAGCVSFFFESDQGLFPNTEYVFDLELPVDFVPHNADGEVQAFELLPAKECVERVFTPDFKTTSAPVVIDFLIRHGHITAEKELNFTQIVELLHVPLQSLYTYKTRLEQKLQQHQASLPNDDNNCNCTSLPSSPLENGHNKKEAA